From one Montipora capricornis isolate CH-2021 chromosome 10, ASM3666992v2, whole genome shotgun sequence genomic stretch:
- the LOC138021644 gene encoding F-box/LRR-repeat protein 14-like isoform X2: MPRDVNRREQTPISCLPLEVMSYIFRFLPISDVKCAALVCYVWSRAAEDPILWRSAFISLGTRRERFSNLLVDSLQRRCIQYLKFKHMSTAAQIIQVCKQLGSNLKTLSLQGCRCVNASLLDTLSKCCPNILHLDLSRCRQLDMVKDANWLSDCSLVWRHLAVLDLNACKDISDFLVSKIADTLPLVVNLSISGCKGITTSTWEKLAKKVASLKYLDISRSDMTDDVMQTFSQIPQLKLKGVNLTACKHLTDNGVVSLIKFQNSVEILKLACMDITNKTLTGIGKHMEHLRVLDLNSCRQITDPALSTVKSLLVNLESLNLYSCYQLSNIGLSHLLCWSQGISQDIPLRVLVLNGCSSISDELISRFSTILLNLQQLDLSSCLHVTDIGLSAITDSLVQLQSLRLSWCINITDNGLLGLVHEQKDHQGVDIDKSKKVLRGIKHLRKLKSLDISHCTCITDEGLRSICQLKNITFLNINMCTQVRLQTVD; encoded by the exons ATGCCTCGGGATGTAAACAGAAGAGAACAAACTCCTATATCATGTTTACCTTTAGAAGTAATGTCCTATATCTTTCGATTTCTTCCAATATCCGATGTGAAATGTGCAGCTCTTGTGTGTTATGTATGGTCCCGTGCGGCGGAAGATCCCATTCTGTGGAGAAGTGCATTCATCAGCCTTGGAACAAGAAGAGAACGATTTTCAAATTTGCTTGTTGACAGTCTTCAACGACGTTGTATTCAATATTTGAAATTTAAGCACATGTCGACTGCAGCTCAAATTATTCAAGTTTGCAAACAACTTGGCTCAAATTTGAAAACTCTATCTCTTCAAGGTTGTAGGTGCGTCAATGCCTCGTTACTTGACACTTTAAGCAAGTGCTGCCCCAACATACTTCATCTAGACTTAAGCCGTTGTAGGCAACTTGATATGGTAAAGGATGCCAACTGGCTTAGTGACTGTTCCTTGGTTTGGAGACATCTTGCTGTGCTTGATTTAAATGCTTGTAAAGACATCTCAGATTTTCTGGTGTCGAAAATAGCAGATACATTGCCATTGGTTGTTAATTTATCAATTTCTGGATGCAAAGGTATTACAACATCAACATGGGAAAAGCTTGCAAAAAAGGTTGCTTCCTTAAAGTACCTTGACATAAGTCGATCCGATATGACTGATGATGTGATGCAGACATTTTCTCAGATTCCGCAACTAAAACTCAAAGGTGTAAATTTGACTGCTTGTAAGCATTTGACAGACAATGGAGTTGTATCACTCATTAAATTCCAGAATTCAGTTGAAATTCTAAAGCTTGCCTGCATGGATATCACAAACAAAACACTTACTGGTATTGGTAAACATATGGAACATTTGAGAGTCCTTGATCTAAACAGCTGTAGACAAATAACTGATCCTGCATTATCAACTGTTAAAAGTCTTTTAGTcaacttggaatcattaaacTTGTATTCCTGCTATCAGCTGTCCAACATTGGCCTTTCACATCTCCTATGCTGGTCACAG GGAATAAGTCAAGACATTCCACTTAGAGTCCTTGTTCTAAATGGCTGCAGCTCAATATCGGATGAACTGATTTCAAGGTTTTCAACTATTTTACTCAATCTTCAACAGCTTGATCTCAGCTCTTGTCTTCATGTTACTGACATTGGGCTTTCAGCAATAACAGACTCTCTAGTTCAGTTGCAGTCACTAAGACTCAGTTGGTGTATTAACATCACAGACAATGGTCTATTGGGACTTGTTCATGAGCAAAAGGATCATCAAGGAGTAGACATAGACAAGAGCAAAAAG GTGTTAAGAGGCATAAAACACCTGAGAAAGCTGAAGAGTTTAGACATAAGCCACTGCACATGTATCACAGATGAAGGACTCAGAAGCATCTGCCAGTTaaaaaatattacatttttgAACATAAATATGTGTACACAGGTCAG ATTACAGACAGTGGACTGA
- the LOC138021644 gene encoding F-box/LRR-repeat protein 2-like isoform X1 — MPRDVNRREQTPISCLPLEVMSYIFRFLPISDVKCAALVCYVWSRAAEDPILWRSAFISLGTRRERFSNLLVDSLQRRCIQYLKFKHMSTAAQIIQVCKQLGSNLKTLSLQGCRCVNASLLDTLSKCCPNILHLDLSRCRQLDMVKDANWLSDCSLVWRHLAVLDLNACKDISDFLVSKIADTLPLVVNLSISGCKGITTSTWEKLAKKVASLKYLDISRSDMTDDVMQTFSQIPQLKLKGVNLTACKHLTDNGVVSLIKFQNSVEILKLACMDITNKTLTGIGKHMEHLRVLDLNSCRQITDPALSTVKSLLVNLESLNLYSCYQLSNIGLSHLLCWSQGISQDIPLRVLVLNGCSSISDELISRFSTILLNLQQLDLSSCLHVTDIGLSAITDSLVQLQSLRLSWCINITDNGLLGLVHEQKDHQGVDIDKSKKVLRGIKHLRKLKSLDISHCTCITDEGLRSICQLKNITFLNINMCTQITDSGLTEVAECLHSLEQLSFSGCTQVTDAGFSSVAIHLERLVTLDASKCDNITDKSILTLAKHGRNLSHLDLSMCSQITTNAVDQLEINIPGLATLQLRYSGARLSTKVYAL; from the exons ATGCCTCGGGATGTAAACAGAAGAGAACAAACTCCTATATCATGTTTACCTTTAGAAGTAATGTCCTATATCTTTCGATTTCTTCCAATATCCGATGTGAAATGTGCAGCTCTTGTGTGTTATGTATGGTCCCGTGCGGCGGAAGATCCCATTCTGTGGAGAAGTGCATTCATCAGCCTTGGAACAAGAAGAGAACGATTTTCAAATTTGCTTGTTGACAGTCTTCAACGACGTTGTATTCAATATTTGAAATTTAAGCACATGTCGACTGCAGCTCAAATTATTCAAGTTTGCAAACAACTTGGCTCAAATTTGAAAACTCTATCTCTTCAAGGTTGTAGGTGCGTCAATGCCTCGTTACTTGACACTTTAAGCAAGTGCTGCCCCAACATACTTCATCTAGACTTAAGCCGTTGTAGGCAACTTGATATGGTAAAGGATGCCAACTGGCTTAGTGACTGTTCCTTGGTTTGGAGACATCTTGCTGTGCTTGATTTAAATGCTTGTAAAGACATCTCAGATTTTCTGGTGTCGAAAATAGCAGATACATTGCCATTGGTTGTTAATTTATCAATTTCTGGATGCAAAGGTATTACAACATCAACATGGGAAAAGCTTGCAAAAAAGGTTGCTTCCTTAAAGTACCTTGACATAAGTCGATCCGATATGACTGATGATGTGATGCAGACATTTTCTCAGATTCCGCAACTAAAACTCAAAGGTGTAAATTTGACTGCTTGTAAGCATTTGACAGACAATGGAGTTGTATCACTCATTAAATTCCAGAATTCAGTTGAAATTCTAAAGCTTGCCTGCATGGATATCACAAACAAAACACTTACTGGTATTGGTAAACATATGGAACATTTGAGAGTCCTTGATCTAAACAGCTGTAGACAAATAACTGATCCTGCATTATCAACTGTTAAAAGTCTTTTAGTcaacttggaatcattaaacTTGTATTCCTGCTATCAGCTGTCCAACATTGGCCTTTCACATCTCCTATGCTGGTCACAG GGAATAAGTCAAGACATTCCACTTAGAGTCCTTGTTCTAAATGGCTGCAGCTCAATATCGGATGAACTGATTTCAAGGTTTTCAACTATTTTACTCAATCTTCAACAGCTTGATCTCAGCTCTTGTCTTCATGTTACTGACATTGGGCTTTCAGCAATAACAGACTCTCTAGTTCAGTTGCAGTCACTAAGACTCAGTTGGTGTATTAACATCACAGACAATGGTCTATTGGGACTTGTTCATGAGCAAAAGGATCATCAAGGAGTAGACATAGACAAGAGCAAAAAG GTGTTAAGAGGCATAAAACACCTGAGAAAGCTGAAGAGTTTAGACATAAGCCACTGCACATGTATCACAGATGAAGGACTCAGAAGCATCTGCCAGTTaaaaaatattacatttttgAACATAAATATGTGTACACAG ATTACAGACAGTGGACTGACTGAAGTAGCAGAATGTCTACATTCTTTGGAGCAGCTTTCGTTTAGTGGATGTACCCAAGTAACTGATGCTGGTTTCTCTTCAGTTGCAATTCATCTTGAGCGACTTGTGACACTTGATGCATCAAAGTGTGATAACATTACAGACAAAAGCATTCTTACATTAGCAAAACATGGCCGCAATCTGTCTCATCTTGACCTGAGTATGTGCAGTCAGATTACGACAAATGCAGTAGATCAGTTGGAAATAAATATTCCCGGGCTTGCAACACTACAGTTAAGATACTCTGGAGCTCGGCTTTCCACCAAGGTGTATGCTCTGTGA
- the LOC138021645 gene encoding BET1-like protein has product MATRGTNNRGSRGASTEEMLETENNRMVDDLAAKVSRLKGIAIDIENESKQQNNYLDGMGDEFGSSSSLLSGSAARLSKMIASGRSNRKVMCYLIAGLVGLFFVGYYALSKVIIK; this is encoded by the exons atggcgactcGAGGTACAAATAATCGAG GATCTAGAGGTGCATCGACTGAGGAGATGCTGGAGACAGAAAATAACCGAATGGTGGATGATTTAGCAGCGAAAGTATCACGCCTGAAAGGG ATTGCTATCGACATCGAGAATGAGTCCAAACAGCAAAATAATTACCTTGATGGAATG GGAGATGAATTTGGCAGCTCTTCTAGTCTATTAAGTGGCAGTGCTGCTCGGTTGTCAAAAATGATTGCCTCTGGACGATCAAACAGAAAAGTCATGTGCTACTTAATAGCAGGGCTTGTGGGACTCTTCTTTGTTGGATATTACGCACTCAGTAAAGTTATCATCAAATAG
- the LOC138021643 gene encoding osmotic avoidance abnormal protein 3-like — translation MAEAVKVIVRCRPLNQREKDLNCEVVVQMDSSTGQCSLSKPGDNSQPPKLFTFDGAYYMDSTTETIYSDICFPLVDRVLEGYNGTVFAYGQTGCGKSFSMQGITDPPTQRGVIPRAFEHIFDAIQVAENAKFLVHASYLEIYNEEIRDLLGKDHKHKLELKEHPERGVYVKDLTMNPVHNVAEMEKVMDLGSKNRSVGATLMNADSSRSHSIFAINIEIMEAADERGEHIRAGKLNLVDLAGSERQSKTGATGDRLKEATKINLSLSALGNVISALVDGKSSHIPYRDSKLTRLLQDSLGGNTKTLMVACLSPADNNYDETLSTLRYANRAKNIKNKPKINEDPKDALLREYQEEIQKLKAMLMGQLEIPADLTSGDRAATSIRPKPSLPKASHSHDQSAIVAMETDKLKIEYEAKLAEMRASYEAELMSKKNLQEEIERLQNDYNRKVHIVEEQYGSDTSIKEGMKAVPIQSDISMIGLETDNNQVPSQNSALDSSGAFNMISGPLQGIQEPSQQHGVLQSVQGKAIKGAQQVKKLIPGLEDLQFLSQGLPSEALVKRLQELQEKFVGGEKKNDQKLKEKRKVRKNHALTQREKLAKAAKRMEDDGIMVKVYDNLQDEIKAKNNAINHIEVQLKSAQSEIDDLQTEFERDREDYLETIRKQEQMIKLQQQILDKIQPCIRRDCNYYNIDKIRSESSWDEEASKWNIPELVITKTALPTPGIMPGASTPSTRGGKSPINRPQMNNQAVNGLLAGYHEEPTEDRFLQHLSRSSNEDYVSSYFKPKRADRLLAENTRLDRFDRREPSSPLGGSRPSLGFPGSGGSNAGLNNNGISPVSGGSVGNTGGMPPMGRPVRLESLHMPGEKEKKKKKHKNLEDKKKDEF, via the exons ATGGCTGAAGCAGTTAAAGTTATTGTTCGTTGTCGCCCTCTGAACCAACGTGAAAAAGACCTGAACTGTGAGGTGGTGGTTCAAATGGATTCATCTACTGGACAGTGCTCACTAAGTAAACCTGGGGACAACAGCCAACCTCCGAAATTATTCACATTCGATGGTGCTTATTATATGGACTCTACAACTGAAACTATTTATAGTGacatttgttttcctttggttGATAGAGTTTTAGAGGGCTACAATGGAACTGTGTTTGCCTATGGCCAGACAGGCTGTGGAAAATCTTTCAGTATGCAAGGTATAACTGATCCACCAACACAAAGAGGTGTTATCCCACGTGCATTTGAACATATATTCGATGCTATACAAGTAGctgaaaatgcaaaatttttggTTCATGCTTCATATCTAGAGATTTACAATGAGGAGATACGTGATCTTCTTGGAAAGGACCATAAACATAAGTTAGAGCTGAAGGAACATCCTGAAAGAGGCGTTTATGTAAAAGACCTCACAATGAATCCCGTACATAATGTGGCAGAAATGGAGAAGGTCATGGACCTAGGAAGTAAGAACCGCTCAGTTGGAGCCACTCTCATGAATGCTGACTCATCAAGATCACATTCAATATTCGCAATCAACATAGAAATCATGGAGGCAGCTGATGAGAGGGGTGAACATATTAGGGCAGGAAAACTCAACCTTGTTGACTTGGCAGGAAGTGAGAGGCAATCAAAAACTGGGGCAACTGGTGATAGACTGAAAGAAGCTACAAAAATTAACTTGTCACTATCAGCCCTGGGAAATGTAATATCAGCTTTGGTTGATGGAAAGTCATCTCACATCCCATATCGTGACTCCAAGTTAACAAGATTGCTTCAG gACTCGCTTGGAGGAAATACCAAGACATTGATGGTGGCATGTTTGAGTCCAGCTGACAACAACTATGACGAGACACTGAGTACATTGCGGTATGCAAATAgagcaaaaaatataaaaaacaaaccaaagatAAACGAAGATCCTAAAGATGCTTTGCTGAGGGAATATCAAGAAGAAATTCAGAAGCTAAAAGCCATGCTTATGGGACAGTTGGAAATTCCAGCTGATTTAACAtcag GAGACCGTGCTGCAACCTCAATCCGACCAAAGCCTTCTCTTCCAAAGGCTTCTCACTCCCATGATCAATCCGCTATCGTTGCTATGGAAACtgataaactaaaaatagaGTATGAGGCAAAACTGGCAGAGATGCGGGCATCCTACGAAGCAGAACTAATGTCAAAAAAGAATCTTCAAGAGGAAATCGAACGATTACAGAATGACTACAACAGGAAAGTGCACATCGTTGAGGAGCAATATGGAAGTGACACAAGTATCAAAGAAGGAATGAAAGCAGTGCCAATTCAGAGTGACATCAGCATGATTGGACTGGAAACTGATAAT aATCAAGTACCTTCGCAAAATTCTGCCTTGGATTCAAGTGGAGCTTTTAACATGATTTCTGGGCCCTTGCAAGGAATACAGGAACCGAGTCAACAACATGGTGTGCTGCAAAGTGTGCAGGGGAAAGCTATCAAAGGCGCACAGCAAGTGAAGAAATTAATTCCTGGATTAGAGGATTTGCAATTTCTGAGTCAAGGCCTTCCTAGCGAAGCACTAGTAAAACGGCTGCAGGAGCTACAAGAAAAGTTTGTCGGCGgtgagaagaaaaatgatcagaaattaaaagagaaaagaaaagtgaGAAAGAACCATGCATTGACGCAGAGGGAAAAGCTCGCTAAAGCAGCAAAGAGGATGGAAGATGATGGAATAATGGTGAAAGTGTATGACAATTTACAAGATGAAATAAAAGCTAAGAACAACGCGATAAATCACATAGAAGTGCAGTTAAAGTCCGCGCAATCAGAGATTGATGATCTGCAAACTGAATTTGAACGAGATCGTGAAGATTACTTGGAAACTATTCGAAAGCAAGAACAAATGATAAAATTACAGCAGCAGATTTTAGACAAGATTCAGCCATGCATCCGCCGGGATTGTAACTATTACAACATTGACAAGATTCGATCGGAAAGTAGCTGGGATGAAGAAGCCAGTAAATGGAATATCCCCGAATTAGTTATAACGAAGACAGCCCTTCCAACCCCAGGGATTATGCCGGGTGCAAGCACCCCCTCCACCAGGGGTGGCAAATCGCCTATCAACAGGCCCCAGATGAACAACCAGGCTGTGAATGGCCTCTTGGCGGGCTACCACGAGGAACCAACTGAGGACCGTTTCCTGCAACACTTATCGAGAAGTTCTAATGAGGATTATGTGTCTAGTTATTTTAAACCCAAGAGAGCTGATCGACTCTTGGCTGAGAACACAAGACTTGACCGATTTGATCGACGCGAGCCTAGTTCGCCTTTAGGAGGATCGCGTCCTTCTCTTGGTTTCCCTGGGAGTGGGGGCTCAAACGCAGGCTTAAATAACAACGGGATATCCCCTGTGAGCGGGGGTAGTGTGGGGAATACGGGAGGTATGCCACCCATGGGAAGGCCGGTAAGATTAGAATCGCTGCATATGccaggagaaaaagaaaaaaagaaaaagaaacacaagaaTTTGGAGGATAAGAAGAAAGATGAATTTTGA